The following proteins are encoded in a genomic region of Vigna radiata var. radiata cultivar VC1973A unplaced genomic scaffold, Vradiata_ver6 scaffold_51, whole genome shotgun sequence:
- the LOC106780690 gene encoding ras-related protein RABC1 isoform X1, with translation MDSSSSPEFEYLFKLLMIGDSGVGKSSLLLSFTSDSFEDLSPTIGVDFKVKYLNIEGKRLKLAIWDTAGQERFRTLTSSYYRGAQGIIMVYDVTRRESFTNLAEIWSKEIELYSTNLECIKMLVGNKVDKEGDRVVTKKEAVDFARECGCLFIECSAKTRVNIQQCFEELVLKILDTPSLLAEGAKSKRNIFKDKPANNATTSCC, from the exons ATGGATTCAAGTTCATCCCCGGAATTCGAATATTTGTTTAAGTTGTTGATGATTGGGGACTCGGGTGTTGGCAAGAGTAGTCTCCTCCTCAGTTTCACCTCTGATTCCTTTGAAGATCTTTCTCCCACAATTG GGGTTGATTTTAAGGTCAAGTATTTGAACATCGAAGGGAAAAGGCTGAAGCTTGCCATTTGGGACACAG CTGGTCAAGAAAGATTCAGAACATTAACGAGTTCTTATTACCGAGGGGCACAAGGGATCATTATGG TATATGATGTAACTCGGCGGGAATCGTTTACGAATCTTGCTGAAATATGGTCAAAGGAAATAGAACTTTATTCAACAAATTTGGAATGCATCAAGATGCTTGTTGGAAACAAGGTGGATAAG GAGGGTGATAGAGTTGTAACCAAGAAAGAGGCAGTAGACTTTGCTCGGGAGTGTGGTTGCCTATTTATCGAATGCAGTGCTAAAACTCGAGTTAACATACAACAATGCTTTGAAGAACTTGTTCTAAAG ATTTTGGATACGCCTAGCCTCTTAGCAGAGGGTGCTAAGAGTAAAAGGAACATATTTAAGGACAAGCCAGCCAACAATGCCACAACTAGTTGTTGCTGA
- the LOC106780690 gene encoding ras-related protein RABC1 isoform X2: MDSSSSPEFEYLFKLLMIGDSGVGKSSLLLSFTSDSFEDLSPTIGVDFKVKYLNIEGKRLKLAIWDTAGQERFRTLTSSYYRGAQGIIMVYDVTRRESFTNLAEIWSKEIELYSTNLECIKMLVGNKEGDRVVTKKEAVDFARECGCLFIECSAKTRVNIQQCFEELVLKILDTPSLLAEGAKSKRNIFKDKPANNATTSCC; the protein is encoded by the exons ATGGATTCAAGTTCATCCCCGGAATTCGAATATTTGTTTAAGTTGTTGATGATTGGGGACTCGGGTGTTGGCAAGAGTAGTCTCCTCCTCAGTTTCACCTCTGATTCCTTTGAAGATCTTTCTCCCACAATTG GGGTTGATTTTAAGGTCAAGTATTTGAACATCGAAGGGAAAAGGCTGAAGCTTGCCATTTGGGACACAG CTGGTCAAGAAAGATTCAGAACATTAACGAGTTCTTATTACCGAGGGGCACAAGGGATCATTATGG TATATGATGTAACTCGGCGGGAATCGTTTACGAATCTTGCTGAAATATGGTCAAAGGAAATAGAACTTTATTCAACAAATTTGGAATGCATCAAGATGCTTGTTGGAAACAAG GAGGGTGATAGAGTTGTAACCAAGAAAGAGGCAGTAGACTTTGCTCGGGAGTGTGGTTGCCTATTTATCGAATGCAGTGCTAAAACTCGAGTTAACATACAACAATGCTTTGAAGAACTTGTTCTAAAG ATTTTGGATACGCCTAGCCTCTTAGCAGAGGGTGCTAAGAGTAAAAGGAACATATTTAAGGACAAGCCAGCCAACAATGCCACAACTAGTTGTTGCTGA